One genomic segment of Candidatus Micrarchaeota archaeon includes these proteins:
- a CDS encoding minichromosome maintenance protein MCM, translated as MDKDVDIRPIVDVFQNLYTTVYKEDISRLVANYPNIKSIHVDYNDLNRFSPETADLLIEEPELVIKAAEKALLELNLVVLPGMEFRPHVRFTNLPDTGLMIERLSSKHIGKLVNFKGVITKRGEIIHKVRVAVYRCELCDTVYRVELDENTKPPTVCERCKRRSLRLVEDECEFIDMQRGEVQELLERVKGGTPPARVELVFKDDLVNSVIPGDTVEIVGIMKLRESKASRKGNKLVYTRYIEVNNVRKLQREFEELEISDEEEQRIKEFAKDPKVFEKIVESIAPGIYGHEEIKKAIALQLFGGTKDKTMPGGVPIRDDIHLLLIGDPGAAKTKLLQYVAQLAPKGIYVSGKSVSGVGLTASAERDELSEGGWTLKAGALVLASGGIATIDEFDKISNEDRSALHEAMESQTISIAKAGIVARLKAKTAILAAANPRYGRFDPNKPPVEQFDIPPTLMSRFDLIFPIMDVIDEKRDSELADRILRTHRTFDLPDRERVDVKTELLDREFLRKYIAYARQHIRPQLTPEAESRIKEYYIELRKLGKSTHTVPITPRQIEAIIRMAEASAKLHLRDKVEVSDAELAISLVDFMLKRICVDKETGSIDIDTTMTGTPKSQRDKLTTIFDIIRDIQRLYEDVEINKVVEMAKEYNIDEHTVRKVIEQLLMQGDLYKPKPGHVRLVEPV; from the coding sequence ATGGATAAAGATGTTGACATCCGACCGATTGTAGACGTGTTTCAAAATTTATACACTACCGTATATAAGGAAGACATCAGTCGTCTTGTTGCCAATTATCCTAACATAAAAAGTATCCATGTTGACTACAACGACCTGAACAGGTTCTCTCCTGAGACCGCGGACCTTCTTATAGAAGAGCCGGAGCTTGTGATAAAAGCGGCTGAAAAGGCTCTTCTCGAACTTAATCTCGTTGTCCTTCCAGGTATGGAATTCAGACCGCACGTCCGGTTTACCAATCTTCCGGACACCGGATTGATGATCGAACGGTTGAGCTCGAAACACATCGGTAAATTGGTTAATTTTAAAGGCGTGATTACCAAACGCGGTGAAATCATTCATAAGGTTCGCGTGGCCGTTTACAGATGCGAGCTGTGCGATACCGTGTACCGTGTTGAACTGGACGAGAACACAAAACCGCCTACTGTTTGCGAACGATGTAAACGGAGGTCATTACGATTAGTAGAAGATGAATGCGAGTTTATCGATATGCAACGCGGCGAGGTTCAGGAACTTTTGGAACGTGTCAAAGGAGGTACTCCGCCGGCACGTGTTGAATTGGTTTTTAAGGACGACCTCGTCAATTCAGTAATACCCGGTGACACGGTCGAAATAGTAGGTATTATGAAACTCAGGGAGTCCAAGGCATCCAGGAAAGGGAACAAACTCGTCTATACAAGGTATATAGAAGTCAATAACGTGCGGAAACTGCAACGCGAATTCGAAGAATTGGAGATCAGCGATGAAGAGGAACAAAGGATTAAAGAGTTTGCAAAGGACCCCAAAGTGTTCGAAAAGATTGTCGAATCCATCGCTCCTGGTATCTACGGGCATGAGGAGATCAAGAAGGCGATCGCTCTCCAACTGTTCGGCGGTACGAAAGACAAGACGATGCCCGGAGGGGTACCGATACGTGATGATATCCATCTTCTTTTGATCGGTGACCCCGGTGCGGCTAAGACAAAACTTTTACAGTACGTAGCCCAACTTGCTCCGAAAGGGATATACGTGTCCGGAAAATCCGTTTCCGGTGTCGGTCTGACCGCTTCGGCTGAACGCGACGAACTCAGTGAAGGCGGATGGACTCTGAAGGCAGGTGCATTGGTTCTTGCTTCGGGAGGTATTGCTACAATCGACGAGTTTGACAAGATCAGCAACGAAGACAGGTCGGCACTCCATGAGGCTATGGAATCCCAGACGATAAGTATCGCAAAGGCGGGTATAGTAGCGCGTCTCAAAGCCAAAACCGCCATCCTTGCCGCAGCCAATCCCCGTTACGGACGTTTCGACCCCAACAAACCACCGGTTGAACAGTTCGATATCCCGCCGACTCTGATGTCTCGGTTTGACCTTATATTTCCCATAATGGATGTCATCGATGAGAAACGTGACTCCGAACTCGCTGACAGGATATTAAGAACGCACAGAACTTTTGATCTGCCCGACCGTGAGAGGGTGGATGTCAAGACCGAGTTGTTGGACAGGGAGTTCTTGCGGAAGTATATCGCTTACGCGAGACAACACATCCGTCCCCAACTCACACCCGAGGCGGAGAGTAGAATTAAAGAGTACTACATCGAACTGAGGAAACTCGGTAAATCCACTCATACCGTTCCTATCACACCCCGACAGATCGAAGCGATAATCCGTATGGCTGAAGCATCGGCTAAGCTTCATCTTAGAGATAAGGTTGAAGTGAGCGATGCAGAACTTGCAATAAGTTTGGTTGATTTTATGCTTAAACGGATCTGCGTTGATAAAGAAACAGGGTCCATAGATATAGACACCACAATGACGGGTACCCCGAAGTCACAGAGGGACAAGTTGACAACGATATTCGATATAATCAGAGATATACAGAGGTTGTACGAAGATGTTGAGATCAACAAGGTTGTGGAGATGGCCAAGGAGTACAATATCGATGAACATACCGTGCGTAAGGTTATCGAACAACTTCTCATGCAAGGAGACCTCTACAAACCAAAACCGGGTCATGTGAGATTGGTTGAACCCGTGTAA
- the speB gene encoding agmatinase codes for MKFFGWNCRGQNGHSNEQNMFTIIPVAYEATTTFLKGTGKGPESVLLASRQLEPYDFELDVHVCDYGVETLSIIREANYSEMSKKVSDSVSSALKTNSVPVAIGGEHTITLPIVSAVNKEYGNVSVLWIDAHADLVNEFENERYAHYTVGRRVYETVDGRMGFLGVRVMSEEEKVFVDDHRVPVIGPLFDKRELLNMLNKLNGPLYISIDLDALDPGIMPSVGTPEPGGLSWYKLMDLLMTVAERNHIVGFDVVEYCPINGFVQPAYTVARLIQKFMNFIYFNKQK; via the coding sequence GTGAAATTCTTCGGATGGAATTGTAGAGGACAGAACGGTCATTCAAACGAACAGAACATGTTCACCATAATTCCGGTAGCTTACGAAGCTACAACAACATTCTTGAAGGGTACCGGTAAAGGACCGGAGTCCGTGCTCCTGGCTTCAAGACAACTCGAACCTTACGACTTTGAGCTTGACGTTCATGTGTGTGATTACGGGGTTGAAACCTTATCTATTATCCGTGAAGCGAATTATTCAGAGATGAGCAAAAAGGTCTCCGATTCTGTATCATCGGCACTTAAAACCAATTCTGTTCCCGTGGCTATAGGCGGTGAGCATACGATTACTTTACCGATAGTGTCCGCTGTTAATAAGGAGTACGGGAATGTCAGCGTGTTGTGGATAGATGCTCATGCGGATCTGGTGAACGAGTTCGAAAACGAGCGATACGCGCATTATACTGTGGGCAGAAGGGTGTACGAGACCGTCGATGGGAGAATGGGTTTTCTGGGCGTTCGCGTAATGAGTGAGGAGGAGAAGGTGTTTGTTGATGACCACCGAGTACCGGTTATAGGACCATTGTTTGATAAGAGAGAATTGTTGAACATGCTGAACAAGTTGAACGGTCCTCTCTACATATCCATAGATTTGGATGCACTGGACCCGGGTATCATGCCTTCTGTGGGTACTCCGGAACCGGGAGGATTAAGTTGGTACAAACTTATGGACCTTTTGATGACCGTTGCGGAACGTAATCACATAGTCGGGTTTGATGTTGTTGAATACTGTCCGATCAACGGGTTTGTACAACCTGCATATACGGTAGCGCGTCTGATTCAGAAGTTTATGAATTTTATTTACTTTAACAAACAAAAATAA
- the lysS gene encoding lysine--tRNA ligase: MKKEGIVVYPYRFDVNISSVELHKRYGGLKNEESREDEIYSIAGRVKAKRKFGKLIFLDIDDYDGKIQACAKADVTPTTQFSIVKRFIDVGDIVGIKGYVFRTKRGELTVMILDVCVLSKALLPLPEKWHGLKDYEDRYRKRYLDLIMNPEVREVFKKRFETFKYIRKFMDEKGFDEVEVPILQPVYGGAFAKPFISHSNAWETDMYLSISPELYLKRLLIGGMKQVYSIARCFRNEDVDRWHNPEFTQMEAYWAYKDYTDMMDLAEELISGLVEHLHGTTTIEYQGVELDFERPWKRIRFIDALKKYADIDFDTTPDEEIKKMLKENEIELPVYNRGLAMTELFEKYCEDKFIEPTFVIDYPKESTPLCKLHRKDDRLVERFELFVNGIELANAYSELNDPVIQRKLLEEQVKLRKLRGEYHPMDYDFVEALEYGMPPAGGIGIGLDRLVMILTNSPSIREVILFPQLRPVHRQGQEEGKK, encoded by the coding sequence ATGAAAAAGGAAGGCATCGTTGTATATCCTTACAGATTCGATGTCAACATCAGTTCTGTAGAACTGCACAAGAGATACGGGGGTCTAAAGAACGAAGAATCAAGAGAGGATGAGATTTATTCGATAGCCGGACGGGTGAAAGCTAAACGAAAATTCGGTAAACTGATCTTCTTGGACATCGACGATTACGATGGTAAGATACAGGCATGCGCGAAAGCGGACGTTACTCCAACAACTCAATTCAGCATAGTGAAACGGTTCATAGATGTAGGAGATATCGTCGGTATAAAAGGATACGTGTTCAGAACGAAACGTGGAGAACTCACTGTAATGATCCTGGATGTCTGTGTACTGAGCAAAGCGTTGTTGCCCCTACCTGAAAAATGGCACGGACTTAAAGATTACGAAGACAGGTACAGAAAACGGTATCTGGACCTTATAATGAACCCGGAAGTTAGAGAAGTGTTCAAGAAGAGGTTTGAGACATTCAAATACATAAGGAAGTTCATGGACGAAAAAGGTTTTGATGAAGTGGAGGTGCCCATTCTCCAACCTGTTTACGGCGGCGCGTTTGCAAAGCCGTTTATCTCCCACTCCAATGCCTGGGAGACCGACATGTACCTATCCATATCACCGGAACTGTATCTTAAACGGTTACTGATAGGCGGCATGAAACAGGTTTATTCGATAGCAAGATGTTTCAGAAACGAGGATGTAGACAGATGGCATAATCCCGAATTCACACAGATGGAAGCGTATTGGGCGTACAAAGATTATACCGACATGATGGATCTTGCAGAGGAACTGATATCCGGACTTGTCGAACATCTCCACGGGACAACTACGATTGAATATCAAGGGGTAGAATTGGATTTTGAACGACCATGGAAAAGGATTAGGTTTATCGATGCCCTTAAGAAATATGCAGACATAGATTTTGATACTACTCCTGATGAGGAAATAAAAAAGATGCTGAAAGAAAACGAAATAGAACTTCCTGTGTATAACAGGGGTTTAGCAATGACCGAACTGTTTGAAAAATACTGTGAAGACAAATTCATCGAACCAACATTCGTAATAGATTATCCGAAAGAATCAACCCCGTTATGCAAACTCCACCGTAAAGATGACAGGTTGGTTGAACGGTTCGAACTTTTCGTTAACGGGATAGAACTTGCCAACGCATATTCGGAACTTAACGACCCAGTAATCCAAAGGAAACTTTTAGAAGAACAGGTTAAACTGAGAAAACTCCGCGGTGAATATCATCCGATGGATTACGATTTTGTAGAAGCATTAGAATACGGTATGCCGCCCGCCGGAGGGATCGGAATAGGACTCGACCGATTGGTAATGATTCTGACAAACAGTCCGTCCATCCGTGAAGTTATACTATTCCCTCAGCTCAGACCCGTGCACAGACAAGGGCAGGAAGAAGGTAAAAAATGA
- a CDS encoding 50S ribosomal protein L14e, with product MPAIEVGRVCMKTKGRDAGHRCVIVKVVDDNTVIIRSKVRKKDRRCSIRHIDPLPIKVDINNQDEVEAALNG from the coding sequence GTGCCAGCAATAGAAGTCGGACGGGTTTGCATGAAAACCAAGGGTCGTGATGCCGGTCATAGATGCGTGATAGTTAAAGTGGTGGATGATAACACGGTAATCATCAGGTCCAAGGTTAGGAAAAAAGACCGTAGGTGTTCCATCAGACATATCGACCCGTTACCTATCAAGGTTGACATCAATAACCAGGACGAGGTTGAGGCAGCACTCAACGGATAA
- a CDS encoding RNA-guided pseudouridylation complex pseudouridine synthase subunit Cbf5, whose translation MIKGPEERSVPELLETGIVILDKPPYANSHEVAVWVRRILHVRKSGHAGTLDPMVTGVLPVGLNRATALLHYLTKKEKVYVGIIRFSEPQTLENVQKMFDAFTGEIVQLPPRKCAVKRVPRKRTVYYFNALEIDERGKDVLFEVKCQAGTYVRALVRDIAYKFGVHTRLMELRRTAVGHITEDLAHTLQELVDAYWFYETMNDETFLRKVVQPVEKVMDLPTVTVNNNAILSLTHGAPLYAPGVVSVDRFRAGDVIAVITESGTLVEVARAVYDSDEMLKMEKGKVADPVRVILHPEDLTVKDRTDS comes from the coding sequence ATGATCAAAGGTCCTGAAGAGCGCAGTGTCCCGGAATTGCTTGAGACAGGGATAGTGATCCTGGATAAACCACCGTATGCTAATTCTCACGAGGTTGCCGTATGGGTTCGGCGGATACTCCATGTGAGAAAATCCGGTCATGCAGGTACGCTTGACCCGATGGTTACCGGTGTGCTTCCGGTAGGTCTCAACAGGGCTACTGCGTTGTTGCATTATCTTACCAAAAAGGAAAAGGTCTACGTGGGAATAATCAGGTTTTCCGAGCCCCAGACCCTGGAGAATGTGCAGAAGATGTTCGATGCTTTTACGGGTGAGATCGTCCAATTGCCTCCGCGTAAATGCGCAGTCAAACGCGTTCCGCGGAAGAGGACTGTCTACTATTTCAACGCATTGGAAATAGACGAGCGCGGAAAAGATGTTTTGTTTGAAGTTAAATGTCAGGCCGGAACCTATGTGCGGGCATTGGTTCGTGATATCGCTTACAAGTTCGGTGTTCACACGAGGTTAATGGAGTTGAGACGGACCGCCGTCGGACACATAACCGAGGACTTGGCACATACGTTACAGGAACTTGTCGATGCTTACTGGTTCTATGAAACAATGAACGATGAAACTTTCCTGAGAAAGGTTGTACAACCTGTTGAGAAGGTTATGGATCTACCTACGGTCACCGTTAACAACAATGCGATATTATCACTTACTCACGGTGCACCGTTATACGCACCGGGTGTTGTCTCGGTTGATCGGTTTCGTGCAGGGGACGTGATCGCTGTTATTACGGAATCCGGAACGTTGGTAGAGGTGGCCAGAGCCGTGTACGATTCCGATGAAATGTTGAAGATGGAAAAGGGCAAGGTCGCTGATCCGGTCCGTGTCATCTTACACCCCGAAGATCTGACCGTAAAAGATAGGACGGATTCGTGA
- a CDS encoding transglutaminase domain-containing protein: MKSKFRQKGKKKSQNRTNNNNNNLKQRTSRSRSINEFKKYLLIGVVSASVLIGEYIFLYHNTKKVREQRIREGTAATTVSLNDKNLNDMKKKQVFELGCKLMDYMFSFPPKDYASVAEYTREVNRYLSLIKQKFGIDYGQISLPTDFPILNKKLYVISANGSEPNVVLIRSDPRFLVMHEFFGENVDLFMEFLDYYIKPDSVDYSKTDTILSADMIIKKKKGMCYEESVVFASYLESIGIPSQILLFNPPDSKGSIGHAAVRVVSGKYKGRIFDPALKVVAPGFESYIVFLSSRMKQWYSNGQYRVIVDRLFTEGELPPPVKSILERNNDTRENEETLRSFWTAIENKVKQERKTMPATEENILLLLEKYGRVGFTWNGRS; encoded by the coding sequence ATGAAATCGAAATTTCGACAGAAAGGGAAAAAGAAATCTCAAAATCGCACCAATAACAATAATAACAATCTTAAACAGCGTACATCGCGCAGTCGTTCTATTAACGAGTTTAAAAAATACCTTCTGATAGGTGTCGTATCGGCGTCCGTACTGATCGGTGAATACATTTTTCTTTATCACAATACAAAGAAGGTTCGGGAACAACGTATCAGGGAAGGTACCGCAGCAACTACTGTATCTTTAAACGATAAGAATTTAAACGATATGAAAAAGAAACAGGTGTTTGAGTTGGGCTGCAAACTGATGGATTATATGTTTTCGTTTCCGCCCAAAGATTATGCTAGTGTTGCAGAATACACTCGCGAAGTCAACCGATATCTTTCTTTGATAAAACAGAAGTTCGGTATAGATTACGGTCAAATTTCGTTACCTACGGATTTTCCGATCTTAAATAAGAAGTTGTACGTCATCTCTGCCAACGGTTCCGAGCCCAACGTTGTGCTTATCAGGAGTGATCCGCGGTTTTTGGTCATGCATGAATTCTTCGGCGAGAATGTAGACCTGTTCATGGAATTTTTAGATTACTACATAAAACCTGATTCGGTGGATTATTCGAAAACCGATACAATTCTGTCTGCGGATATGATCATAAAGAAGAAGAAAGGCATGTGTTATGAGGAATCGGTAGTCTTTGCATCGTATTTGGAATCCATAGGCATACCTTCCCAGATACTTCTGTTTAACCCGCCGGATTCGAAGGGCTCGATAGGACACGCGGCCGTACGAGTCGTCTCAGGGAAATACAAAGGTCGCATATTCGACCCAGCGCTGAAAGTTGTCGCCCCAGGTTTCGAGAGTTATATCGTCTTCCTTTCCTCCCGTATGAAACAGTGGTATTCCAACGGACAGTATAGGGTGATCGTGGACCGTCTTTTCACAGAAGGTGAGTTACCCCCACCTGTTAAATCTATCTTGGAAAGAAATAACGATACTCGGGAGAATGAGGAAACTCTGCGATCCTTCTGGACTGCGATAGAAAATAAAGTGAAACAGGAGAGAAAGACGATGCCTGCTACTGAAGAGAACATACTGTTATTGCTTGAGAAGTACGGAAGGGTCGGATTTACCTGGAACGGTAGGAGTTGA
- a CDS encoding endonuclease III, whose amino-acid sequence MITNKNIDYVLKTVRRMIPKDMTMAVPESADRDPFKILVATVISARTKDEVTHDVARRLFSKAGTPEQLAKMNVLEIERLIYPAGFYKVKARKLKELAKMLINRYGGRVPDTIEELVKLPGVGRKTANLVLVLGFDKPGICVDTHVHRIMNRWGYVHTKTPEETEYILRKKLPKKYWKTINHLLVTFGRSVCKPIKPRCDECLLNKICPYGTKMTKKRSIKTKNLA is encoded by the coding sequence ATGATCACCAATAAAAACATTGATTACGTACTCAAAACTGTTAGAAGGATGATACCGAAAGATATGACTATGGCGGTGCCCGAATCTGCCGATAGAGACCCTTTTAAAATCCTCGTCGCTACGGTGATCAGTGCAAGAACTAAGGACGAGGTAACTCACGATGTTGCACGACGTCTCTTTTCAAAGGCGGGCACACCCGAACAGCTTGCTAAAATGAACGTTTTAGAAATAGAACGTCTAATCTACCCTGCAGGATTCTACAAGGTCAAAGCACGTAAGTTGAAAGAACTTGCAAAAATGCTGATAAACAGATACGGTGGTAGGGTACCTGACACGATAGAGGAACTTGTCAAACTTCCCGGTGTCGGACGGAAGACCGCTAATCTGGTGTTAGTGCTCGGGTTCGACAAACCTGGGATCTGTGTTGACACACATGTTCACAGGATAATGAACCGATGGGGGTACGTGCACACCAAAACCCCGGAAGAAACCGAATACATACTCAGAAAGAAACTTCCGAAAAAATACTGGAAAACGATTAACCATCTCTTAGTAACCTTTGGAAGATCAGTCTGTAAACCTATCAAACCGAGATGCGATGAATGTCTCCTCAATAAGATATGTCCTTACGGTACGAAGATGACAAAAAAGAGGAGTATCAAAACGAAAAACCTGGCTTGA
- the rpsM gene encoding 30S ribosomal protein S13, which produces MGVKKSAKKTKRNVEKHRATKKENADKENADENIKGIVRICNQDINGYYPLYKALWQIKGVGLNLASILSEIASNRLGIKEDVPIGSLEDEQIDQLEDIIYHPANYNVPEYLLNRRRDPVTGETKHLIGNDIVMAVRSDKQRLMAMKSWRGMRHQTKKGKVRGQRTRSTGRGKVAVGVIRRSVRAKMGGGQKTGQKSEKKKK; this is translated from the coding sequence ATGGGTGTGAAGAAATCTGCAAAAAAGACGAAAAGAAACGTAGAAAAGCACCGGGCTACTAAGAAAGAGAATGCTGATAAAGAGAATGCTGATGAAAATATCAAAGGGATTGTTCGTATTTGCAACCAGGACATTAACGGGTATTATCCGTTGTACAAAGCACTTTGGCAGATCAAAGGTGTTGGCCTGAACCTTGCATCCATTCTATCAGAAATCGCTTCCAATAGGTTGGGCATAAAAGAAGATGTGCCTATAGGTTCTCTGGAGGATGAACAGATAGACCAACTCGAAGATATAATATATCATCCCGCTAACTATAACGTCCCGGAGTATCTTCTTAATCGGAGACGTGATCCGGTTACCGGCGAGACAAAACATCTGATAGGAAACGACATCGTTATGGCGGTACGGTCAGACAAGCAAAGGTTGATGGCGATGAAATCGTGGAGAGGTATGCGACATCAAACTAAGAAAGGTAAGGTGAGAGGCCAGAGAACCAGGAGCACAGGACGCGGTAAGGTTGCGGTAGGTGTGATAAGAAGGTCTGTCCGTGCTAAGATGGGTGGTGGCCAAAAGACTGGACAAAAATCCGAAAAGAAGAAAAAATAA